In Carassius gibelio isolate Cgi1373 ecotype wild population from Czech Republic chromosome B20, carGib1.2-hapl.c, whole genome shotgun sequence, the following are encoded in one genomic region:
- the LOC127983492 gene encoding meprin A subunit beta-like yields the protein MGNAVFNVDNGKDIFEINEAAGLDLVEGDILIKEGEDRNTVLDEKYRWPKTVPYVLDSSLEINAKGVILRAFEQYRLKTCIDFKPWNGEPNYIFVFKGKGCYSNVGNRRMGKQELSIGAGCDSLGTVEHEFLHALGFWHEQSRSDRDDYVTIMWDQIEEGHKHNFNLHNETESSSLGVPYDYSSVMHYSKISFSKGSEPTIVTKIPEFLDVIGQRMEFSDSDMIKLNRLYNCTTASTFLDSCNFEEPNICGMIQGDGGNAKWARVQMVEGGPQTDYTNLGQCKGVGFFMHFSTATGTKGKNAFLESRLFHPKRRSQCLQFYHYNSGSVDDQLNIWVREYTVKNPKGALRLIQKIRGERGGSWELYHVTLNVSDKFRVVFEGVKGKDTSKGGLSLDDINLSETKCPQFNWRIRDFKRLLSKTPAGSETYSPRFLSPDGYSFQIGLYINGLKDSPNKTAIYFHLTSGLYDDKLQWPCPWRQASMELMDQNPDIQHRMNNIRMITTDPNKTLTDYMGKGKYFWDNPRKVGSLVTGQNGKKFYRGPGYKISNYITHDRLKSRSFIKGDDAIFLLSLEDVTGLLKTKRPKIKDLQLEIDDREVEEDPKRQMVVCIQIPVFSSHT from the exons ATGG gtaatgCAGTGTTTAATGTGGATAATGGAAaagatatatttgaaataaatgaag CTGCAGGACTTGACCTGGTGGAAGGAGACATTCTGATAAAGGAG GGAGAAGACAGAAACACTGTTCTGGATGAAAAGTATCGCTGGCCAAAAACTGTGCCATATGTCCTAGACAGCAGCCTCG aaatcaATGCTAAAGGTGTGATACTGAGAGCATTTGAGCAATACAGACTCAAGACCTGTATTGACTTTAAACCCTGGAATGGAGAGCCAAACTACATTTTCGTATTTAAAGGCAAAGG ATGTTACTCAAATGTGGGGAATCGACGGATGGGGAAACAAGAGTTGTCAATTGGTGCAGGCTGTGACAGTTTAGGAACAGTGGAACATGAGTTTCTGCATGCGCTGGGTTTCTGGCACGAGCAATCCAGATCTGACAGAGACGACTATGTCACCATCATGTGGGACCAGATTGAAGAGG GTCATAAACACAACTTTAATTTACATAATGAAACAGAGTCAAGTTCTCTCGGTGTGCCCTATGATTATAGTTCAGTCATGCACTACAGTAAGATATCCTTCAGCAAAGGCAGTGAACCGACCATTGTTACTAAAATACCAGAATTCTTGGATGTGATTGGTCAACGCATGGAGTTTAGTGACAGTGACATGATCAAGCTGAACCGGCTATACAATTGTA CTACAGCCTCAACTTTTCTGGACTCTTGCAATTTTGAGGAGCCGAATATCTGTGGTATGATCCAGGGTGATGGTGGAAATGCCAAGTGGGCTCGTGTACAAATGGTAGAGGGCGGTCCACAGACGGACTACACCAACCTGGGTCAATGTAAAG GGGTTGGGTTCTTCATGCATTTCAGCACAGCCACAGGAACCAAGGGTAAAAATGCTTTCCTGGAAAGTCGCCTCTTTCATCCCAAAAGACGCTCCCAATGCCTGCAGTTCTATCACTACAACAGCGGAAGCGTTGATGACCAGCTAAACATCTGGGTGCGTGAATACACAGTTAAAAACCCCAAAGGAGCCCTGAGACTCATTCAGAAGATCAGAG GTGAACGTGGAGGCTCCTGGGAACTATATCATGTTACGCTAAATGTCTCTGATAAATTCAGAGTAGTGTTTGAAGGAGTGAAAGGAAAAGACACATCAAAGGGTGGTCTGTCTCTGGATGACATCAACCTCTCAGAGACCAAGTGTCCTCAATTCAATTGGCGCATTCGTGATTTTAAAAGGCTTCTTTCTAAAACCCCTGCTGGTTCCGAAACCTACAGCCCCCGTTTCCTGTCCCCAGATGGTTACTCATTTCAGATTGGTTTGTACATTAATGGCTTGAAGGATAGTCCAAATAAAACAGCAATCTACTTCCACTTGACCTCTGGACTCTATGATGACAAACTTCAATGGCCATGTCCATGGCGTCAGGCATCTATGGAGCTGATGGACCAGAATCCAGACATCCAACATCGCATGAACAACATTAGGATGATAACTACAGATCCAAACAAGACCTTAACTGATT ACATGGGTAAAGGTAAGTATTTCTGGGACAACCCACGAAAAGTAGGCAGTCTAGTCACTGGCCAAAATGGTAAAAAATTCTACCGGGGGCCAGGTTACAAAATCAGCAACTACATCACACACGATCGTCTGAAGAGTCGAAGCTTCATTAAAGGAGATGATGCCATCTTCCTCCTCTCCCTTGAAG ATGTGACTGGACTTTTGAAGACCAAGAGACCAAAAATCAAAGACCTGCAATTAGAGATTGATGACCGTGAGGTAGAGGAGGATCCAAAGAGACAGATGGTTGTATGTATCCAAATACCAGTGTTCTCCTCCCATACTTGA